Proteins encoded by one window of Astatotilapia calliptera chromosome 13, fAstCal1.2, whole genome shotgun sequence:
- the gnrh3 gene encoding gonadotropin-releasing hormone 3: protein MEAGSRVIMQVLLLALVVQVTLSQHWSYGWLPGGKRSVGELEATIRMMGTGGVVSLPDEANAQIQERLRPYNIINDDSSHFDRKKRFPNN, encoded by the exons ATGGAAGCAGGCAGCAGAGTTATAATGCAGGTGTTGTTGCTGGCGTTGGTGGTTCAGGTCACCCTGTCCCAGCACTGGTCCTATGGATGGCTACCAGGTGGAAAGAGAAGTGTGGGAGAGCTTGAGGCAACCATTAGG ATGATGGGCACAGGAGGGGTGGTGTCTCTTCCCGATGAGGCAAATGCCCAAATCCAAGAGAGACTTAGACCATACAATATA ATTAATGATGATTCCAGTCACTTTGACCGAAAAAAAAGGTTCCCTAATAATTGA
- the LOC113034951 gene encoding receptor-type tyrosine-protein phosphatase epsilon-like isoform X1, with protein MVLFLIGISIPVNNSSHENQTAGNSTHQGVHVLPSTLVLSLLLIIVVLLTIYCLRFKNHRKALVTSVDKKIPNGFLEEQGEQTVVLLPRSPSPSKRYFPIPLDSLEEEYRIRSADDGKLFREEFNSLPCYYHHGSFEEASREHNREKNRYPNILPYDHSRVVLSHLDGHLCSDYINASYIDGYKEKNKFIAAQGPKPETVADFWRMIWEQKTTTIVMLTNLKERKEEKCYQYWPEKGCWMYGNIRVALEDVIVLVDYTIRKFCVQYQGSDGPRAPRLVTQLHFTSWPDFGVPFSPIGMLKFLKKVKAVNPSYAGPIVVHCSAGVGRTGTFIVIDSMIDMMHIEQRVDVFGFVSRIREQRCQLIQTDMQYSFIYQALLEYYLYGDTELDVCSLEGHLQRLHNTRAPHDRLGLEEEFRKLTNVRIMKENMRTGNLPANMKKNRVLQIIPYDFNRVILSVKRGQEFTDYINASFIDGYRQKDYFIATQGPLSHTVEDFWRMVWEWRCHSIVMLTELKEREQEKCYRYWPSEGSVTFGDYTVELTGDTQCETFTLKDMVLTYRPEKQSQHVRHFHFHGWPEIGIPAEGRGMIDIIAAVQRQQQQSGNRPIIVHCSAGAGRTGTFIALSNILERVKAEGLLDVFQTVKSLRMQRPHMVQTVEQYDFCYRVVQDFVDIFSDYANFK; from the exons GAAACTCCACCCATCAGGGTGTGCATGTGTTGCCTTCAACACTGGTTTTATCCCTTCTTCTTATCATCGTTGTCCTGCTGACAATCTACTGCCTGCG GTTCAAAAACCACAGGAAAGCTCTGGTTACCTCAGTGGATAAAAAAATTCCAAACGGCTTCTTGGAGGAGCAAG GAGAGCAGACAGTGGTCCTCCTCCCAAGATCTCCTTCACCATCCAAGAGGTACTTCCCTATCCCTTTGGACTCATTGGAGGAGGAGTACCGGATACGCTCTGCAGATGATGGCAAGCTCTTCAGAGAAGAGTTCAAT TCACTGCCGTGTTACTACCACCATGGGTCCTTTGAGGAGGCGAGCAGAGAGcacaacagagagaaaaacagatatCCAAATATTTTACCAT acgatcaTTCAAGGGTGGTGTTAAGTCATCTCGATGGACACTTGTGCTCAGACTACATAAATGCATCTTACATAGAT ggttataaagaaaagaacaaattcaTTGCAGCTCAAG GTCCAAAACCTGAGACAGTGGCTGACTTCTGGCGGATGATTTgggaacagaaaacaacaactatAGTAATGCTGACGAATTTAAAAGAAAGGAAGGAG GAAAAATGTTATCAGTACTGGCCAGAAAAAGGCTGCTGGATGTACGGGAACATCAGGGTGGCGTTAGAGGATGTCATTGTACTAGTGGACTACACCATTAGAAAATTCTGTGTTCAATAT CAGGGCAGCGATGGTCCCAGAGCTCCCCGGCTGGTCACCCAGCTTCACTTTACCAGCTGGCCAGACTTCGGAGTGCCATTCTCACCCATCGGCATGCTGAAATTCCTCAAGAAGGTCAAAGCTGTCAATCCATCCTACGCTGGACCTATTGTTGTGCACTGCAG TGCCGGGGTTGGGCGGACTGGGACATTCATTGTCATTGACAGCATGATCGACATGATGCACATAGAACAGAGAGTGGATGTCTTTGGGTTTGTGAGCAGAATACGAGAACAGCGCTGTCAACTGATCCAGACAGAT ATGCAGTACTCCTTTATCTACCAGGCTCTGCTGGAGTACTATCTGTATGGAGATACAGAGCTAGATGTGTGCTCTCTGGAGGGCCATCTGCAGAGGCTTCACAACACCAGGGCTCCCCACGACAGGCTGGGCCTGGAGGAGGAGTTCAGG AAGCTGACCAACGTTCGCataatgaaggagaacatgagAACTGGGAACCTTCCTgccaacatgaagaagaacCGTGTGCTTCAGATCATTCCGT aTGATTTCAACCGAGTAATACTCTCAGTGAAAAGAGGACAGGAGTTCACTGACTACATCAATGCCTCCTTTATTGAT GGCTACAGGCAGAAGGACTATTTTATCGCAACCCAGGGCCCACTGTCTCACACAGTGGAGGACTTCTGGAGGATGGTGTGGGAGTGGAGATGCCATTCAATCGTTATGCTCACCGAACTCAAAGAGAGGGAGCAG GAAAAGTGTTACCGGTATTGGCCATCAGAGGGCAGTGTAACATTTGGAGATTATACGGTGGAGCTGACTGGAGATACACAGTGTGAAACCTTCACTCTCAAAGACATGGTTCTCACCTACAGACCA GAAAAGCAGTCACAACATGTCCGACACTTCCACTTCCACGGATGGCCTGAGATCGGAATACCAGCCGAGGGAAGAGGGATGATTGACATTATTGCCGCTgtgcagaggcagcagcagcagtctggAAACCGTCCCATAATTGTGCACTGCAG TGCCGGTGCAGGACGGACGGGCACCTTCATTGCCCTCAGTAACATTCTGGAAAGAGTGAAAGCTGAAGGCCTCCTGGACGTTTTTCAGACAGTCAAGAGTTTACGCATGCAGAGACCACACATGGTTCAGACCGTG GAGCAATACGACTTCTGCTACAGAGTGGTCCAGGATTTTGTTGACATTTTCTCAGACTACGCCAATTTCAAATAG
- the LOC113034951 gene encoding receptor-type tyrosine-protein phosphatase epsilon-like isoform X2, with product MVLFLIGISIPVNNSSHENQTAGNSTHQGVHVLPSTLVLSLLLIIVVLLTIYCLRFKNHRKALVTSVDKKIPNGFLEEQGEQTVVLLPRSPSPSKRYFPIPLDSLEEEYRIRSADDGKLFREEFNSLPCYYHHGSFEEASREHNREKNRYPNILPYDHSRVVLSHLDGHLCSDYINASYIDGYKEKNKFIAAQGPKPETVADFWRMIWEQKTTTIVMLTNLKERKEEKCYQYWPEKGCWMYGNIRVALEDVIVLVDYTIRKFCVQYQGSDGPRAPRLVTQLHFTSWPDFGVPFSPIGMLKFLKKVKAVNPSYAGPIVVHCSAGVGRTGTFIVIDSMIDMMHIEQRVDVFGFVSRIREQRCQLIQTDMQYSFIYQALLEYYLYGDTELDVCSLEGHLQRLHNTRAPHDRLGLEEEFRKLTNVRIMKENMRTGNLPANMKKNRVLQIIPYDFNRVILSVKRGQEFTDYINASFIDGYRQKDYFIATQGPLSHTVEDFWRMVWEWRCHSIVMLTELKEREQEKCYRYWPSEGSVTFGDYTVELTGDTQCETFTLKDMVLTYRPICPTPGKAVTTCPTLPLPRMA from the exons GAAACTCCACCCATCAGGGTGTGCATGTGTTGCCTTCAACACTGGTTTTATCCCTTCTTCTTATCATCGTTGTCCTGCTGACAATCTACTGCCTGCG GTTCAAAAACCACAGGAAAGCTCTGGTTACCTCAGTGGATAAAAAAATTCCAAACGGCTTCTTGGAGGAGCAAG GAGAGCAGACAGTGGTCCTCCTCCCAAGATCTCCTTCACCATCCAAGAGGTACTTCCCTATCCCTTTGGACTCATTGGAGGAGGAGTACCGGATACGCTCTGCAGATGATGGCAAGCTCTTCAGAGAAGAGTTCAAT TCACTGCCGTGTTACTACCACCATGGGTCCTTTGAGGAGGCGAGCAGAGAGcacaacagagagaaaaacagatatCCAAATATTTTACCAT acgatcaTTCAAGGGTGGTGTTAAGTCATCTCGATGGACACTTGTGCTCAGACTACATAAATGCATCTTACATAGAT ggttataaagaaaagaacaaattcaTTGCAGCTCAAG GTCCAAAACCTGAGACAGTGGCTGACTTCTGGCGGATGATTTgggaacagaaaacaacaactatAGTAATGCTGACGAATTTAAAAGAAAGGAAGGAG GAAAAATGTTATCAGTACTGGCCAGAAAAAGGCTGCTGGATGTACGGGAACATCAGGGTGGCGTTAGAGGATGTCATTGTACTAGTGGACTACACCATTAGAAAATTCTGTGTTCAATAT CAGGGCAGCGATGGTCCCAGAGCTCCCCGGCTGGTCACCCAGCTTCACTTTACCAGCTGGCCAGACTTCGGAGTGCCATTCTCACCCATCGGCATGCTGAAATTCCTCAAGAAGGTCAAAGCTGTCAATCCATCCTACGCTGGACCTATTGTTGTGCACTGCAG TGCCGGGGTTGGGCGGACTGGGACATTCATTGTCATTGACAGCATGATCGACATGATGCACATAGAACAGAGAGTGGATGTCTTTGGGTTTGTGAGCAGAATACGAGAACAGCGCTGTCAACTGATCCAGACAGAT ATGCAGTACTCCTTTATCTACCAGGCTCTGCTGGAGTACTATCTGTATGGAGATACAGAGCTAGATGTGTGCTCTCTGGAGGGCCATCTGCAGAGGCTTCACAACACCAGGGCTCCCCACGACAGGCTGGGCCTGGAGGAGGAGTTCAGG AAGCTGACCAACGTTCGCataatgaaggagaacatgagAACTGGGAACCTTCCTgccaacatgaagaagaacCGTGTGCTTCAGATCATTCCGT aTGATTTCAACCGAGTAATACTCTCAGTGAAAAGAGGACAGGAGTTCACTGACTACATCAATGCCTCCTTTATTGAT GGCTACAGGCAGAAGGACTATTTTATCGCAACCCAGGGCCCACTGTCTCACACAGTGGAGGACTTCTGGAGGATGGTGTGGGAGTGGAGATGCCATTCAATCGTTATGCTCACCGAACTCAAAGAGAGGGAGCAG GAAAAGTGTTACCGGTATTGGCCATCAGAGGGCAGTGTAACATTTGGAGATTATACGGTGGAGCTGACTGGAGATACACAGTGTGAAACCTTCACTCTCAAAGACATGGTTCTCACCTACAGACCA ATTTGCCCAACACCAGGAAAAGCAGTCACAACATGTCCGACACTTCCACTTCCACGGATGGCCTGA